Within Moorena sp. SIOASIH, the genomic segment GACCGCTAAAATCAGCTATCAGTTTTTGAATAAAACAGGTAAGCATTAGTTTAATCTGAGTTAGGTCACAGCGTCGAAGCCTGTGCCACGGCTGACCACTGAACACTGATGGCTGAAAGTTGACCGCTGAGCACTGAAGGCTGACCGCTGACCGCTGAAAGCTGACCACTGATCGCTGACTGCTGACCACTGACCACTGACCACTGACCGCTGAAGGCTGAAGGCTGAAGGCTGACTACTGACTGCTGATCGCTAAGATGAGAAATAGGAACAAATTTCTCTAATCTTGTCACAAAATCAACAATGAAAGGACTCTGGCTCGAAAACCAGCAACTGCAACTGCGCACTGACCTACCTGTGCCATCACCACCCTCTGATGAAGCCTTAGTGCGGGTATTGCGTGCGGGGATATGCAACACTGATTTGGAACTAATCCGAGGCTATTACCCCTACAAGGGTATTTTGGGTCATGAATTTGTTGGTGTTGTGGAAGATGGACCAGACAATTTAGTCAACCAGCGGGTGGTAGGAGAAATTAATGCCGCCTGTGGTGAGTGTCGATTTTGTAAAAGTGGACAACCGACTCACTGCCAAAACCGTACTGTCTTAGGTATTGTTAACCGTAACGGAGCCTTTGCTGACTATCTGACCTTGCCGGTAAAAAACTTACATCCCTTACCCGATAATATTTCTACTGATGCCGCCACCTTTACTGAACCTTTGGCTGCTGCTCTGGAAATTCAGGAACAAGTGAGGGTACGTCCCGATCACCAAGTGTTAGTAGTGGGAGACGGTAAGCTAGGACAACTGGTGGCACAAACCCTAGCCCTAACTGGCTGCAATTTGCTTGTGATTGGCCGTCATCACGAGAAATTGGCCAATTTAGAAGCCAGAGGAATTAAAGTAGGCTTTGCCGATGCCATCACTAACGGTCCTTTCGATATCTCAGTGGAGTGTACTGGCAACCCCGAAGGCTTTGCCCTTGCCCGTGGAGCGTTGCGCCCACGAGGTACCCTCGTATTAAAAAGTACCTACGCTGGCCAGCTAACCTTTGATGCATCATCTCTGGTAGTAGACGAAATCACGCTAATCGGTTCCCGTTGCGGTCCCTTTAAACCAGCCATTGATTTACTA encodes:
- a CDS encoding alcohol dehydrogenase catalytic domain-containing protein, producing MKGLWLENQQLQLRTDLPVPSPPSDEALVRVLRAGICNTDLELIRGYYPYKGILGHEFVGVVEDGPDNLVNQRVVGEINAACGECRFCKSGQPTHCQNRTVLGIVNRNGAFADYLTLPVKNLHPLPDNISTDAATFTEPLAAALEIQEQVRVRPDHQVLVVGDGKLGQLVAQTLALTGCNLLVIGRHHEKLANLEARGIKVGFADAITNGPFDISVECTGNPEGFALARGALRPRGTLVLKSTYAGQLTFDASSLVVDEITLIGSRCGPFKPAIDLLAQDKVNVNYLIQAHYPVEEGLTAFNHAQQQGVLKILLTMDHNS